The following proteins are co-located in the Egicoccus sp. AB-alg2 genome:
- a CDS encoding FAD-dependent monooxygenase: MRVTSVGGGPGGLYSALLLKKADPSHEVTVYERNAPDDTFGFGVVFSAATLRELEDADDVSFHRLWRAAARWDPVEVRYGGSRIRAGGNRFAAISRHRLLRILQERAAELGVDVRFRTEVDDLDRLLDADLVLGADGINSRVRARFEDTFRPRLTREGSKFIWLGTTQRFDAFTFIFEETEAGTFQAHIYPFSEDVSTFIVECTEQTWRKAGLDAVDPASLSPGQSDQHSIAQLSELFRDHLDGHGLVANNSKWLDWTTVRNQRWSHGNVVLLGDAAHTAHFSIGSGTKLALEDAIALTDALARNDVTTSAGLSAALADYESARKPSVEGIQRAAAESLDWFARYRRYWGFDPPQFTYSLLTRSSRVDYENLRRRDPDLVHHLDRWFTRRALDRPAPGPAVPSPPAFTPLQVGPRRLANRVALLVQAPGAGDGGAPTATLLGELQDLADAGASLLVVDAVAVSADGRSNPEDPGLYDDEHVPAWSSALAAVHERASGTLVAARLLHAGPRGATAPRHRGTDLPLPPSQRWPLYAASPGRYTVASPPASALDRTGMDRVREAYVAATRRAVAAGFDALEVHAGHGYLLGSFLSPLTNRRDDDHGGPLANRLRFPLEVLHAVREAWPDDRLLSVCFSASDLRRGGLPEDEALEIARRFRDAGADLLHVVAGQTTPTGRAEFTTGFNTPWSDLVRNEAGGPVLTSGNLPTLADVNHVLMSGAADLCVLGLPFVATPKWLADDTRSE; encoded by the coding sequence ATGCGGGTCACCTCCGTCGGTGGCGGACCGGGCGGGCTCTACAGCGCGCTGTTGCTGAAGAAGGCCGACCCGTCCCACGAGGTCACCGTCTACGAGCGCAACGCCCCGGACGACACCTTCGGCTTCGGCGTGGTGTTCTCCGCGGCCACGCTGCGCGAGCTCGAGGACGCGGACGACGTCAGCTTCCACCGGTTGTGGCGCGCCGCCGCCCGCTGGGACCCGGTCGAGGTCCGCTACGGCGGCAGCCGCATCCGCGCCGGCGGCAACCGGTTCGCGGCCATCTCCCGTCACCGTCTGCTGCGCATCCTGCAGGAACGCGCCGCGGAGCTGGGCGTGGACGTGCGCTTCCGTACCGAGGTTGACGACCTCGACCGGCTGCTGGACGCGGACCTGGTGCTGGGCGCCGACGGGATCAACAGCCGCGTCCGCGCCCGCTTCGAGGACACGTTCCGCCCGCGGCTGACCCGCGAGGGCAGCAAGTTCATCTGGCTCGGCACGACCCAACGCTTCGACGCGTTCACGTTCATCTTCGAGGAGACCGAGGCCGGAACGTTCCAGGCCCACATCTATCCGTTCAGCGAGGACGTGAGCACGTTCATCGTCGAATGCACGGAACAGACCTGGCGGAAGGCCGGCCTGGACGCCGTCGACCCCGCCAGCCTGTCGCCGGGCCAGAGCGACCAGCACAGCATCGCGCAGCTGAGCGAGCTGTTCCGCGACCACCTCGACGGGCACGGGCTGGTCGCCAACAACTCCAAGTGGCTGGACTGGACCACGGTGCGCAACCAGCGCTGGAGCCACGGCAACGTGGTGCTGCTCGGCGACGCCGCCCACACGGCCCACTTCTCGATCGGCTCGGGCACCAAGCTCGCGTTGGAGGACGCCATCGCGCTGACCGACGCGCTCGCGCGCAACGACGTGACCACGTCGGCCGGGCTGTCGGCAGCGCTGGCCGACTACGAGTCGGCCCGCAAGCCGTCGGTCGAGGGCATCCAGCGGGCGGCCGCGGAGAGCCTCGACTGGTTCGCGCGCTACCGGCGCTACTGGGGCTTCGACCCGCCGCAGTTCACCTACAGCCTGCTGACCCGCAGTTCCCGCGTCGACTACGAGAACCTGCGCCGGCGCGATCCCGACCTCGTCCACCATCTCGACCGGTGGTTCACCCGCCGGGCGCTCGACCGACCGGCGCCGGGGCCGGCGGTGCCGTCCCCACCGGCGTTCACGCCCCTGCAGGTCGGCCCCCGTCGGTTGGCGAACCGCGTCGCACTGCTCGTGCAGGCACCGGGCGCGGGCGACGGCGGGGCACCGACGGCGACGCTGCTCGGCGAACTGCAGGACCTGGCGGACGCCGGTGCCTCGCTGCTGGTCGTGGACGCCGTCGCCGTCTCCGCCGACGGCCGCTCGAACCCCGAGGATCCGGGGTTGTACGACGACGAACACGTCCCGGCGTGGTCATCGGCCCTGGCCGCGGTCCACGAACGCGCGTCCGGCACGCTGGTCGCGGCCCGTCTGCTGCACGCCGGCCCACGCGGTGCCACCGCGCCACGGCACCGCGGCACCGACCTGCCGCTGCCCCCGTCGCAGCGCTGGCCTCTGTACGCGGCCTCCCCAGGCCGCTACACCGTCGCGAGCCCGCCGGCGTCCGCACTCGACCGCACGGGGATGGACCGCGTCCGTGAGGCCTACGTCGCCGCGACCCGCCGTGCCGTCGCGGCCGGCTTCGACGCGCTCGAGGTCCATGCCGGCCACGGCTACCTGCTCGGATCGTTCCTGTCACCGCTGACGAACCGCCGCGACGACGACCACGGCGGACCGCTGGCCAACCGCCTGCGCTTCCCGCTCGAGGTGCTCCACGCCGTCCGTGAGGCGTGGCCCGACGACCGACTGCTGTCCGTGTGCTTCTCGGCCAGCGACCTCCGGCGCGGCGGCCTGCCCGAGGACGAGGCCCTGGAGATCGCCCGCCGGTTCCGCGACGCGGGCGCCGACCTGCTCCACGTCGTCGCCGGGCAGACCACGCCGACCGGACGCGCCGAGTTCACGACGGGCTTCAACACGCCGTGGAGCGATCTCGTCCGCAACGAGGCCGGCGGGCCGGTCCTGACGTCCGGCAACCTGCCGACGCTGGCGGACGTGAACCACGTCCTGATGTCGGGCGCGGCGGACCTGTGCGTCCTGGGGCTGCCGTTCGTGGCGACCCCGAAGTGGTTGGCCGACGACACGAGGAGCGAGTGA
- a CDS encoding acyl-CoA dehydrogenase family protein, whose amino-acid sequence MDGVAVEPDVTAWEDRVAQLRVLARERLAPVATAGPHGRVNRRLVAALAEAGVSPRLFPSSLGGSAADRVAATELCLLREAIAAESPTAETTLAVQGLGSYPILLAGRPELARRWIPEVAGGRAVAAFALTEPDAGSDAAALRLRAERDGDGYRLTGEKVWISHAPDADVYTVFARTTPDAGARGVTAFAVPGDAPGLTGEPLELLAPHAIGRLVFDGVPVTAEQVLGDVDAGFRVAMATLDRFRPSVGAAAVGMAQAALEAACDHAASRRAFGQELRDFQAVSHRLADMATRIQAARLLVRDAARLHDAGARPTRSAAMAKLFATEVAQEVVDGAIQVHGAAGLRRGHLLEELYREVRALRIYEGASEIQRTIIARELFRDR is encoded by the coding sequence GTGGACGGTGTGGCGGTGGAGCCGGACGTGACGGCGTGGGAGGATCGGGTCGCGCAGCTGCGGGTCCTCGCCCGCGAGCGGCTGGCCCCGGTCGCCACCGCCGGCCCCCACGGGCGGGTGAACCGGCGGCTGGTGGCGGCACTCGCGGAGGCCGGTGTCTCTCCACGGCTGTTCCCGTCGTCGCTGGGTGGCAGCGCGGCGGACCGGGTCGCGGCCACCGAGCTGTGCCTGCTGCGCGAGGCGATCGCGGCCGAGTCGCCCACCGCGGAGACGACCCTCGCGGTCCAGGGGCTGGGGTCCTACCCGATCCTCCTCGCCGGGCGCCCGGAGCTGGCGCGGCGCTGGATCCCCGAGGTCGCCGGCGGCCGGGCCGTTGCCGCGTTCGCGCTCACCGAGCCGGACGCCGGCAGCGACGCGGCCGCGCTGCGGCTGCGTGCCGAGCGGGACGGCGACGGCTACCGCCTCACCGGCGAGAAGGTCTGGATCTCCCACGCCCCCGACGCCGACGTGTACACCGTCTTCGCCCGCACCACGCCCGACGCCGGCGCGCGCGGCGTGACGGCCTTCGCGGTCCCCGGCGACGCGCCCGGCCTGACGGGCGAACCGCTGGAACTGCTCGCCCCGCACGCCATCGGACGGCTCGTGTTCGACGGCGTGCCGGTGACCGCCGAGCAGGTCCTCGGTGACGTGGACGCCGGGTTCCGGGTGGCGATGGCGACGCTGGACCGGTTCCGGCCCAGCGTCGGTGCGGCCGCCGTCGGCATGGCACAGGCCGCGCTGGAGGCGGCGTGCGACCATGCCGCCAGCCGCCGCGCCTTCGGGCAGGAGCTCCGCGACTTCCAGGCGGTGTCGCACCGCCTCGCCGACATGGCCACGCGCATCCAGGCGGCGCGGCTGCTCGTGCGCGACGCGGCCCGGCTGCACGACGCCGGTGCGCGGCCGACCCGCAGTGCTGCCATGGCGAAGCTGTTCGCCACCGAGGTCGCCCAGGAGGTCGTCGACGGCGCCATCCAGGTCCACGGCGCCGCCGGGCTGCGACGCGGCCATCTGCTCGAAGAGCTCTATCGCGAGGTCCGCGCCCTGCGCATCTACGAGGGGGCGTCCGAGATCCAGCGCACGATCATCGCCCGGGAGCTGTTCCGTGACCGTTGA
- a CDS encoding SDR family NAD(P)-dependent oxidoreductase: MTVDARRAVVVGGSRGIGRATVLTLLGAGLEVVATGRDQAALAELATAAAQPGPGGHLRTAVVDATDEEATARLADEHQPVDVLVFNAGTSSAAPLARTSLEEWNRQLAVNATGAFLALRAFVPPMVERGRGRVVVVTSTAALDGSPYVSAYAAAKHAAQGLVRSVAAEVAGTGVTVNAVCPHFVRTDMTDATVARIERATGRSEDEALAELARTSRLGRLLEPQEVADAILLLLDDAAATVNGHALVLDGGGHW; this comes from the coding sequence GTGACCGTTGACGCCCGCCGGGCCGTCGTCGTCGGTGGCTCCCGTGGCATCGGCCGTGCCACGGTGCTGACCCTGCTGGGGGCGGGCCTCGAGGTGGTGGCCACCGGTAGGGACCAGGCCGCGCTCGCGGAACTCGCGACGGCCGCCGCGCAGCCCGGCCCCGGCGGTCACCTGCGCACCGCGGTCGTCGACGCCACCGACGAGGAGGCGACGGCGCGGCTCGCCGACGAGCACCAGCCGGTCGACGTGCTGGTCTTCAACGCCGGTACGTCCAGCGCCGCCCCGCTCGCTCGCACGTCGCTCGAGGAGTGGAACCGCCAGCTGGCCGTGAACGCCACCGGCGCGTTCCTGGCGCTGCGGGCGTTCGTGCCACCGATGGTCGAGCGTGGCCGCGGTCGCGTCGTCGTCGTCACCTCGACCGCCGCCCTCGACGGCAGCCCCTACGTCAGCGCCTACGCCGCGGCGAAGCACGCCGCGCAGGGGCTGGTCCGCAGCGTGGCCGCCGAGGTGGCCGGGACCGGCGTGACCGTCAACGCCGTGTGCCCGCACTTCGTCCGCACCGACATGACGGACGCGACGGTGGCCCGCATCGAACGCGCGACCGGTCGCAGCGAGGACGAGGCGCTGGCCGAACTCGCCCGGACCTCGCGGTTGGGCCGGCTGCTCGAGCCGCAGGAGGTCGCCGACGCGATCCTGCTGCTGCTGGACGACGCGGCGGCCACCGTCAACGGCCACGCACTCGTACTCGACGGAGGAGGCCACTGGTGA
- a CDS encoding enoyl-CoA hydratase family protein: MTRFRSSAPLTSDWRHFRFEVADGIGVVTFDRPERLNALTLEVYADLRDLTAELEHRDDVHALVLTGEGRGFCSGGDVEQIIGELLEHGDNRRVTDFTRMTGAVVRNLRELPIPVIAAINGTTAGAGAVIALAADLRIVARSAAFHFLFTKVGLAGADMGCAYLLPRVIGFGRAMELLLFGDRVDAETAERYGLANRVVDDGAVRDEAMQWARRLAGGPTFAIAATKKLLTREQDMDLSSAVEMEAFVQAFLMRSEDHAEFFRANREGREPNWTGR; encoded by the coding sequence GTGACCCGGTTCCGCAGCTCCGCCCCGCTGACCTCGGACTGGCGCCACTTCCGGTTCGAGGTCGCCGACGGGATCGGCGTGGTGACGTTCGACCGGCCGGAGCGACTGAACGCGCTCACCCTGGAGGTGTACGCCGACCTGCGCGACCTCACCGCCGAGCTCGAGCACCGCGACGACGTACACGCGCTGGTACTGACCGGCGAAGGGCGCGGGTTCTGCTCCGGCGGCGACGTCGAACAGATCATCGGCGAGCTGCTCGAGCACGGCGACAACCGCCGGGTCACCGACTTCACCCGCATGACCGGCGCGGTCGTCCGCAACCTGCGCGAACTGCCCATCCCCGTCATCGCGGCGATCAACGGCACCACCGCGGGCGCCGGCGCGGTCATCGCCCTGGCCGCGGACCTGCGCATCGTCGCCCGGTCGGCGGCCTTCCACTTCCTGTTCACGAAGGTGGGGCTCGCCGGCGCGGACATGGGCTGCGCGTACCTGTTGCCGCGCGTCATCGGTTTCGGCCGCGCCATGGAGCTGCTGCTCTTCGGCGACCGGGTCGACGCGGAGACCGCCGAGCGCTACGGGCTCGCCAACCGGGTCGTCGACGACGGCGCCGTACGCGACGAGGCCATGCAGTGGGCCCGCCGACTGGCCGGCGGGCCGACCTTCGCCATCGCGGCCACCAAGAAGCTCCTGACCCGCGAGCAGGACATGGACCTGTCCAGCGCCGTGGAGATGGAGGCGTTCGTGCAGGCCTTCCTGATGCGCAGCGAGGACCACGCCGAGTTCTTCCGTGCCAACCGCGAAGGTCGCGAACCGAACTGGACCGGACGATGA
- a CDS encoding RidA family protein produces the protein MSHIPINPDGLLPPVGFAHGMLAAPGRTLYLGGQTGHHADGRLDDGLVAQFGRALRNLATVLDDAGARPEHVVSMQIFTTDVATYRAEPKALGRAYREVMGRHFPAIALFGVSALHDPDAVVEIVAIAVVPGDPAA, from the coding sequence ATGAGCCACATCCCGATCAACCCCGACGGCCTGCTACCCCCCGTCGGGTTCGCGCACGGCATGCTCGCCGCACCCGGCCGGACGCTGTACCTCGGCGGCCAGACCGGTCACCACGCCGACGGCCGCCTCGACGACGGGTTGGTGGCCCAGTTCGGCCGCGCCCTGCGCAACCTCGCCACGGTGCTCGACGACGCCGGCGCCCGTCCCGAGCACGTCGTGAGCATGCAGATCTTCACCACGGACGTGGCGACCTACCGGGCGGAGCCGAAGGCGCTCGGACGGGCGTACCGTGAGGTCATGGGACGTCACTTCCCCGCGATCGCCCTCTTCGGGGTGTCGGCGCTGCACGATCCCGACGCCGTGGTCGAGATCGTCGCCATCGCCGTCGTCCCCGGCGATCCCGCCGCCTGA
- a CDS encoding acyl-CoA dehydrogenase family protein — MSQPTIDPFDPLGLEAELSDEERLVAESTRRFVRERALPEVPRHFEAGTFPVELAKELGELGLLGMHLQGYGCAGTNAVSYGLACLELEAGDSGLRSFVSVQGSLAMFPIWRYGSEEQKERWLPAMARGEAIGCFGLTEPDHGSDPSGMRTRARRDGDDWILDGAKLWITNGGIAQVAVVWAQTDDGIRGFVVPTDTPGFEARDVGHKLSLRASVTSELVLTDVRLPADAVLPDVVGLKGPLSCLNEARFGILWGAVGAARACFEAALDYAGTREQFGQPIAGFQLTQRKLVEMFLALTKAAMLAHRLGRMKDAGTLTKDLVSIGKLDNVRAALEIARTARGVLGANGITLEYPVMRHAANLESVATYEGTEEIHTLTLGRALTGLSAFT; from the coding sequence GTGAGCCAGCCCACCATCGACCCGTTCGACCCGCTGGGCCTCGAGGCCGAACTGTCCGACGAGGAGCGGCTCGTCGCCGAATCCACGCGCCGCTTCGTGCGCGAGCGGGCGCTGCCGGAGGTGCCACGGCACTTCGAGGCCGGCACGTTCCCGGTGGAGCTCGCCAAGGAGCTCGGCGAGCTCGGCCTGCTCGGGATGCACCTGCAGGGCTACGGGTGCGCCGGGACGAACGCCGTCAGCTACGGCCTCGCCTGCCTGGAGCTCGAGGCGGGCGACAGCGGCCTGCGCAGCTTCGTGTCGGTCCAGGGATCGCTGGCGATGTTCCCGATCTGGCGGTACGGCAGCGAGGAGCAGAAGGAACGCTGGCTGCCCGCGATGGCGCGTGGCGAGGCGATCGGCTGCTTCGGCCTCACCGAACCCGACCACGGCAGCGACCCCTCGGGCATGCGCACCCGCGCCCGCCGCGACGGCGACGACTGGATCCTCGACGGCGCGAAGCTGTGGATCACCAACGGCGGCATCGCGCAGGTCGCGGTCGTGTGGGCGCAGACCGACGACGGCATCCGCGGCTTCGTCGTGCCGACCGACACGCCGGGCTTCGAGGCGCGTGACGTCGGGCACAAGCTCTCGCTGCGGGCCTCCGTGACCTCCGAGCTCGTCCTCACCGACGTGCGCCTGCCCGCCGACGCCGTGCTGCCCGACGTGGTCGGGCTCAAGGGGCCGCTGTCGTGCCTCAACGAGGCTCGCTTCGGAATCCTCTGGGGCGCCGTCGGGGCCGCCCGCGCCTGCTTCGAGGCGGCGCTGGACTACGCCGGCACCCGCGAGCAGTTCGGCCAGCCCATCGCCGGCTTCCAGCTCACCCAGCGCAAGCTGGTCGAGATGTTCCTCGCCCTGACGAAGGCCGCGATGCTGGCCCACCGCCTCGGTCGGATGAAGGACGCCGGCACGCTGACCAAGGACCTCGTCAGCATCGGCAAGCTCGACAACGTCCGGGCCGCGCTGGAGATCGCGCGCACCGCCCGCGGTGTCCTGGGCGCCAACGGCATCACGCTCGAGTACCCGGTCATGCGGCACGCCGCCAACCTCGAGTCGGTCGCGACCTACGAGGGCACCGAGGAGATCCACACGCTGACGCTGGGCCGGGCCCTCACCGGGCTGTCCGCCTTCACCTGA
- a CDS encoding PaaX family transcriptional regulator C-terminal domain-containing protein has product MRQRQSRSVLLDLYGAFVRDLGGWIAVADLVRLSAPLGVEEAAVRLSVSRFSRKGLLVRRQIGGRVGYELTETAAQLLAEGDERIASLLEPARLQDGWVIASFSVPEEIRAKRHQLRSRLEWLGYGNLGGGLWIAPRRELEATRDMVASLGLEAHVDLFLGDYDGFDDVRRLVTRCWDVEAIRTVHRDYVAEFAPVLAAQEQHPPEQDPVGAFVAYVTALHEWRKLPYVDPGLPVELLPDDWEGTVSVDLWRRLSGRLEPTARAHVHANVDAQTMGLAAASTAARGA; this is encoded by the coding sequence ATGCGGCAGCGGCAGTCGAGATCCGTCCTGCTCGACCTGTACGGCGCCTTCGTCCGTGATCTGGGCGGCTGGATCGCCGTCGCGGACCTCGTGCGCCTGTCCGCGCCGTTGGGCGTCGAGGAGGCCGCGGTCCGGCTGTCGGTGTCGCGGTTCTCGCGCAAGGGCCTGCTGGTGCGGCGCCAGATCGGCGGACGGGTCGGCTACGAGCTGACCGAGACGGCCGCGCAACTGCTGGCCGAAGGTGACGAGCGCATCGCGTCGCTGCTCGAGCCGGCGCGACTGCAGGACGGCTGGGTGATCGCGAGCTTCTCGGTCCCCGAGGAGATCCGGGCCAAACGCCATCAGCTGCGCAGCCGCCTGGAGTGGCTCGGCTACGGCAACCTCGGCGGCGGCTTGTGGATCGCGCCGCGCCGCGAGCTCGAGGCGACCCGCGACATGGTGGCCTCGTTGGGGCTCGAGGCCCACGTCGATCTGTTCCTCGGCGACTACGACGGATTCGACGACGTCCGCCGCCTCGTGACGCGCTGCTGGGACGTCGAGGCGATCCGCACCGTCCACCGCGACTACGTGGCGGAGTTCGCCCCCGTCCTGGCCGCGCAGGAGCAGCACCCGCCGGAACAGGACCCGGTCGGCGCCTTCGTCGCCTACGTCACCGCACTGCACGAATGGCGAAAGCTGCCCTACGTCGACCCCGGGCTCCCGGTGGAACTGCTGCCCGACGACTGGGAGGGCACGGTCTCCGTCGACCTGTGGCGCCGGCTCAGCGGCCGGCTCGAGCCGACCGCCCGCGCGCACGTCCACGCCAACGTCGACGCCCAGACCATGGGGCTGGCCGCCGCGTCGACGGCCGCGCGCGGCGCCTGA
- a CDS encoding acyl-CoA thioesterase, with amino-acid sequence MPPASVEITRPLEWMDTDAAGIWHYSTTIRFIEHAELELHRRLDIVEVTFGNTPRARLEIDFRTSVRFGDDVTTTLAVAAVGRTSITYAFTLQTPRGLAAEGRVVTVLVGGDARPLEVPEHVRKALLEGGTV; translated from the coding sequence ATGCCCCCCGCAAGCGTGGAGATCACCCGTCCGCTCGAATGGATGGACACCGATGCCGCCGGCATCTGGCACTACTCGACGACCATCCGGTTCATCGAGCACGCCGAGCTGGAACTGCACCGTCGCCTGGACATCGTCGAGGTCACGTTCGGCAACACCCCGCGGGCACGCCTGGAGATCGACTTCCGCACGTCGGTCCGGTTCGGCGACGACGTCACGACCACGCTGGCCGTGGCCGCCGTCGGCCGCACGTCGATCACCTACGCCTTCACGCTGCAGACGCCGCGGGGCCTGGCCGCGGAAGGACGGGTGGTCACGGTGCTGGTGGGCGGAGACGCCCGACCCCTCGAGGTACCCGAGCACGTGCGCAAAGCCCTGCTCGAGGGTGGGACGGTCTGA